Genomic window (Candidatus Methylomirabilota bacterium):
CTCCGGCGCTGCCCACGAAGTCGGGCATCATCCTGGGGCTTGGCGAAACCCCCGATGAGGTCCTGGCCACGATGCGGGACCTGCGCGCCGTGGACGTGGGCATCCTTACCCTGGGCCAGTACCTGCGCCCGTCGCCGGCCCACCTGCCGGTGGCCCGGTACTACCACCCCGATGAGTTCTCCGCGCTGGCCGAGGCCGGCCGGGCCATGGGATTCGCGCACGTCGAGGCCGGGCCCCTGGTGCGTTCGTCGTATCACGCCAAGCGGCAGGTGAGCGCGATCACCGCATGATCGAGTACGGCACGATTCTCCTGGTCTTCGCCTTCGCCGCGCTCGTGGCCGGCGCCCTGCTCACGCTGCCTCGGCTACTGGCGCCGAAGCGGTTAACGCCCGTCAAGGTGCAGCCCTTCGAGTGCGGCAAGGACCCGGTGGCCATCGCCGAGGGGCGGTTCGCCATCAAGTTCTCGACGGTCGCCATCCTGTTCATCCTGATCGACATCGAGCTGCTGTTCATATGGCCGTGGGCCATGCTGTATCGACGGCTCGGCTGGTTCGGGTTCGTGGAGATGATGGTGTTCCTGGCCATCCTGATGGTGGGCTTTCTGTACATCTGGCGTAAGGGGGGCCTGGAGTGGGAGTAGGCGGGTTCTTCACCTCGAAGCTGGACGAGGCCATCGGCTGGGCCCGCAAGTACTCCATCTTCCAGTATCCGTTCGTGACGGCCTGCTGCGGCATGGAGTACATGGCCACCGCGTGCTCGCACTACGACATCGACCGGTTCGGCGCCGGGCTGCCGCGCTTCTCGCCGCGCCAGGCCGACGTCCTGTTCGTGGTCGGCACGATCAGCCACAAGATGGCGCCGGTCCTCAAGCGGGTCTACGATCAGATGACGGAGCCGAAGTGGGTGGTGGCGTTCGGCGTGTGCACCTGCACCGGCGGCTTCTACGACAACTACGCCACCGTGCAGGGCATCGACACGATCATCCCGGTCGACGTGTACATTCCCGGCTGTCCTCCTCGCCCCGAGAGCGTCATCGACGGTCTGATGAAGCTGCAGGAGAAGATCGCCGCCAGCGCCCAGAGGTTCTAGGCATGGACAGCGCCGCGATCGTGGGTCTGCTGCGCGAGCGAGGGGGTGCGGCCGTCGTGGATGTGCC
Coding sequences:
- a CDS encoding NADH-quinone oxidoreductase subunit B — encoded protein: MGVGGFFTSKLDEAIGWARKYSIFQYPFVTACCGMEYMATACSHYDIDRFGAGLPRFSPRQADVLFVVGTISHKMAPVLKRVYDQMTEPKWVVAFGVCTCTGGFYDNYATVQGIDTIIPVDVYIPGCPPRPESVIDGLMKLQEKIAASAQRF
- the ndhC gene encoding NADH-quinone oxidoreductase subunit A, with amino-acid sequence MIEYGTILLVFAFAALVAGALLTLPRLLAPKRLTPVKVQPFECGKDPVAIAEGRFAIKFSTVAILFILIDIELLFIWPWAMLYRRLGWFGFVEMMVFLAILMVGFLYIWRKGGLEWE